From the Myxococcales bacterium genome, one window contains:
- a CDS encoding FAD-binding protein, protein MSAPRPPLPSSVDLIVVGAGTAGAATAAFAAERGLRVVCLDRRPLTGAGARWVNGVTRAALREAGIVPDEGLAEPPRFHLVSAHRRVTVPRHDIVDLDMRALVAQLQARAQAAGATLIGDVAVRGRDGVTVLTDAGPVRGRWIVDASGLAGAGLIANAAVAAEHLCVAAQGVYEVRDRAGAAAYFAARDIPLGEICARVGIAGGFSLLNVRVHPGGDTVGVLTGSIPALGHPGGKALRDEFVRAQPWIGPMIYGGGGAIPLRRPREELTDGKVILVGDTACQVFAAHGSGIGAGILAGKLVAETLAAGGTPFDYEVAWHRRWGGMFAAYDAVRRWNQHQTPDELDAVIARGVFDAELARAGLDQDLPRLSPRALATKLPAALRERGVIELATRTAAALALGRLFPRRGPARRAWSAAMQRLLPV, encoded by the coding sequence ATGTCCGCCCCGCGCCCGCCCCTGCCGTCGTCGGTCGATCTGATCGTGGTCGGGGCCGGCACCGCCGGCGCCGCCACCGCAGCGTTCGCCGCCGAGCGCGGGCTCCGGGTGGTGTGCCTCGATCGACGGCCGCTGACCGGCGCCGGGGCCCGCTGGGTCAACGGCGTCACCCGCGCCGCGCTGCGCGAGGCCGGGATCGTGCCCGACGAGGGCCTGGCCGAGCCGCCGCGGTTCCACCTCGTCAGCGCGCACCGCCGCGTGACCGTGCCGCGCCACGACATCGTCGATCTCGACATGCGCGCGCTGGTGGCGCAGCTCCAGGCCCGGGCCCAGGCGGCGGGCGCGACCCTGATCGGCGACGTGGCCGTGCGCGGCCGCGACGGCGTGACCGTGCTGACCGACGCCGGGCCGGTGCGCGGGCGCTGGATCGTCGACGCCAGCGGCCTGGCCGGCGCCGGGCTCATCGCCAACGCGGCCGTCGCGGCCGAGCACCTGTGCGTCGCGGCCCAGGGCGTCTACGAGGTGCGCGACCGCGCCGGCGCCGCCGCGTACTTCGCGGCGCGCGATATCCCACTCGGCGAGATCTGCGCCCGCGTCGGCATCGCCGGCGGCTTCTCGCTCCTGAACGTGCGCGTGCATCCCGGCGGCGACACCGTCGGCGTGCTGACCGGCTCGATCCCGGCGCTCGGCCACCCCGGCGGCAAGGCGCTGCGTGACGAGTTCGTGCGCGCGCAGCCGTGGATCGGCCCGATGATCTACGGCGGCGGCGGCGCGATCCCGCTGCGGCGCCCGCGCGAGGAGCTGACCGACGGCAAGGTGATCCTGGTCGGCGACACCGCCTGCCAGGTGTTCGCGGCCCACGGCTCGGGCATCGGCGCCGGCATCCTCGCTGGCAAGCTGGTCGCCGAGACCCTGGCCGCCGGCGGCACGCCGTTCGACTACGAGGTCGCGTGGCACCGTCGCTGGGGCGGGATGTTCGCCGCCTACGACGCCGTCCGCCGCTGGAACCAGCACCAGACACCCGACGAGCTCGACGCCGTCATCGCGCGGGGCGTGTTCGACGCCGAGCTGGCCCGGGCCGGCCTCGATCAAGATCTGCCGCGCCTGAGCCCGCGCGCGCTCGCGACCAAGCTGCCGGCGGCGCTGCGCGAGCGCGGCGTGATCGAGCTGGCGACCCGCACCGCGGCCGCGCTGGCCCTGGGCCGGCTGTTCCCGCGCCGCGGGCCGGCCCGGCGCGCGTGGTCGGCGGCGATGCAGCGCCTGCTGCCGGTGTGA